A portion of the Gasterosteus aculeatus chromosome 12, fGasAcu3.hap1.1, whole genome shotgun sequence genome contains these proteins:
- the tars3 gene encoding threonine--tRNA ligase 1, cytoplasmic isoform X2, with amino-acid sequence MAESLAARFSAQEEQIRLLSREISVLRDGLSTGVDAAALASGVSPELESLRTENEKLRYRLLHLRRGLRAEAEEVEEAQGNQRHVKCGKAAEKTSSGAQRTNKPAEKRGGKPETKPGDNKKDKKQDKGRGTAAVNEKPLPDYVAQRLRLYEELKRESDALLAERAAAGGPVAVVLPDGRTVAGKAWVTTPYQLACGVSQGLADNAVISRVNGQLWDLDRPLEQDCSLEILRFDDEDAQAVYWHSSAHILGEAMENFYGGCLCYGPPIENGFYYDMFLDGQKGVSSAEFGDLETLCKAVVKEKQPFERLEISKQTLLKMFKYNKFKCRILNEKVSTPTTTVYRCGPLIDLCRGPHVRHTGKIKAMKIYKNSSTYWEGRSDMETLQRIYGISFPDSKMLKEWERFQEEAKNRDHRKIGKDQELFFFHDLSPGSCFFMPRGAHIYNTLTEFIREEYWRRGFQEVASPNIFNSKLWETSGHWQHYSENMFSFPVEGDVFALKPMNCPGHCLMFSHRPRSWRELPLRLADFGVLHRNELSGTLTGLTRVRRFQQDDAHIFCTMDQIESEMKGCLDFLRCIYHVFGFSFQLHLSTRPEKYLGDIAVWNRAEKQLENSLNEFGELWKLNPGDGAFYGPKIDIKIKDAIGRYHQCATVQLDFQLPVRFDLTFVGKDGDDKARPVIIHRAILGSVERMIAILTENYAGKWPLWLSPRQVMLVPVNPSCEDYAKKVCKQFTEAGFMADADLDSSCLLNKKIRNAQLAQYNFILVVGEKEKMTDGVNVRTRDNKVHGELSVSEVLARLSLLKRSRCPNAEEEF; translated from the exons ATGGCGGAGTCCTTGGCCGCACGCTTCTCCGCTCAGGAGGAGCAAATTCGGCTCCTTTCCAGGGAAATCTCCGTCCTCCGTGACGGACTGAGCACCGGCGTGGATGCCGCCGCTCTCGCCTCGGGGGTTTCCCCGGAGCTGGAGAGCCTGCGGACCGAGAACGAGAAGCTCCGCTACCGGCTGCTGCACCTCCGCAGGGGTCTGcgggcggaggcggaggaggtggaggaggcgcagGGCAACCAGCGACACGTGAAGTGTGGCAAAGCCGCGGAGAAAACCAGCAGCGGCGCGCAGCGGACAAACAAACCTGCTGAGAAAAGG GGGGGCAAACCGGAAACCAAACCAGGCGACAACAAGAAGGACAAAAAGCAGGACAAGGGCCGAGGAACCGCAGCCGTGAACGAG AAGCCGTTGCCTGACTACGTCGCGCAGCGCCTCCGCCTCTacgaggagctgaagagggagagCGACGCCCTGCTGGCGGAGAGAGCCGCCGCCGGCGGGCCCGTCGCCGTGGTGCTGCCGGACGGGCGCACGGTGGCGGGAAAAGCGTGGGTCACCACACCGTACCAGTTGGCCTGTGGCGTCAG CCAGGGCCTGGCCGACAACGCGGTGATTTCCCGGGTTAACGGGCAGCTCTGGGACCTGGACAGGCCCCTCGAGCAGGACTGCTCTCTGGAGATCTTGCGCTTCGACGATGAGGACGCTCAGGCC GTGTATTGGCACTCCAGCGCTCACATCCTGGGGGAGGCAATGGAGAACTTCTATGGCGGCTGTTTGTGTTACGGACCCCCGATTGAGAATGGCTTCTACTACGACATGTTCCTGGATGGGCAGAA GGGGGTGTCCAGCGCCGAGTTCGGGGACCTGGAGACTCTGTGCAAGGCCGTTGTGAAGGAAAAACAGCCCTTTGAGAGGCTGGAAATCAGCAAGCAGACCCTGTTGAAGATGTTCAAG TACAACAAGTTCAAGTGCCGCATCCTGAATGAGAAAGTCAGCACCCCCACCACTACAGTCTACAG ATGTGGGCCCTTGATCGACTTGTGCAGAGGTCCCCATGTCAGGCACACCGGCAAGATCAAAGCCATGAAGATCTACAAG AACTCCTCCACCTACTGGGAGGGCCGCTCCGACATGGAGACCCTGCAGAGGATCTACGGGATTTCCTTCCCCGACTCAAAGATGCTGAAGGAGTGGGAGCGATTTCAAGAGGAGGCCAAGAACAGAGACCATCGCAAGATTGGCAAA GATCAGGAGCTGTTCTTCTTCCATGACCTGAGCCCCGGGAGCTGTTTCTTTATGCCACGCGGAGCCCACATCTACAACACCCTCACCGAGTTCATCAGG gagGAGTACTGGAGGAGAGGCTTTCAGGAAGTAGCCTCCCCCAACATCTTCAACAGCAAGCTGTGGGAGACATCCGGCCACTGGCAACACTACAGCGAGAACATGTTCTCCTTCCCCGTGGAGGGCGACGTCTTCGCGCTGAAGCCCATGAACTGCCCCGGCCACTG TCTGATGTTCAGTCACAGGCCGCGCTCGTGGAGGGAGCTCCCCCTGAGGCTGGCGGATTTCGGGGTCCTCCACAGAAACGAGCTGTCGGGAACGCTGACCGGGCTGACCAGAGTGCGCCGCTTCCAGCAGGATGACGCTCACATTTTCTGCACCATGGACCAG ATTGAGTCCGAGATGAAGGGCTGCCTGGACTTCCTCCGCTGCATCTACCACGTGTTCGGCTTCTCCTTCCAGCTTCACCTCTCCACTCGTCCCGAGAAGTACCTGGGCGACATCGCCGTGTGGAACCGCGCCGAGAAG CAACTGGAGAACAGCCTGAACGAGTTCGGGGAGCTGTGGAAACTCAACCCTGGAGACGGCGCTTTCTACGGACCCAAG ATCGACATCAAGATCAAAGATGCAATCGGACGTTACCACCAGTGCGCGACCGTTCAGCTGGACTTCCAGCTTCCCGTCCGCTTCGACCTGACCTTTGTGGG GAAGGATGGGGATGACAAAGCACGACCCGTCATCATCCATCGCGCCATCCTGGGCTCTGTGGAGAGGATGATCGCCATTCTCACAGAGAACTACGCAGGCAAATG GCCTCTCTGGCTCTCGCCCCGCCAGGTGATGTTGGTCCCCGTCAACCCGTCCTGTGAGGATTACGCCAAGAAG GTGTGTAAGCAGTTTACTGAAGCTGGTTTCATGGCAGACGCTGACCTGGACTCCAGCTGTCTGCTCAACAAGAAAATCCGTAATGCTCAGTTGGCCCAATACAACTTCATTCTAG TGGtcggggagaaggagaagatgacTGACGGCGTCAATGTGCGCACGCGAGACAACAAAGTCCACGGCGAGCTGTCCGTGTCCGAGGTGCTGGCTCGCCTGAGCCTGCTCAAACGAAGCCGATGTCCAAATGCGGAGGAGGAGTTCTGA
- the tm2d3 gene encoding TM2 domain-containing protein 3, translating into MATICQKWRPDRGRCFKNYGLILVLFMDLVFQCVNGYLSSPHVGQEPAYSRDPQQGPVISSPVVPAAASVSPGDEESYASKCPSGGLCSRLPADCINCNYQHNCTYRKPASFTCKPKKGVHCIGESGQQRANFSLPILCQFCWQLDPSEYRCSNSTNCMTVSCPRKRYNATCDVLDHVHCLGKRRFQKRLFCNWTGGYKWSTALALSITLGGFGADRFYLGQWREGLGKLFSFGGLGIWTLIDVLLIGVGYVGPADGSLYI; encoded by the exons ATGGCCACCATCTGTCAGAAGTGGAGACCCGACCGAGGTCGCTGTTTCAAAAACTACGGTcttattttggttttgtttatggACCTGGTCTTTCAATGTGTTAACG GCTACCTGAGCTCTCCTCACGTTGGCCAGGAGCCTGCTTACTCCAGAGACCCCCAGCAGGGACCTGTGATCTCCAGCCCGGTGGTCCCCGCTGCAGCCTCAG tttCTCCCGGCGATGAAGAGAGCTACGCTTCCAAGTGTCCCAGTGGGGGTTTATGCAGTCGCCTGCCAGCTGATTGCATAAACTGCAATTACCAACACAACTGCACCTACAGGAAACCAGCCTCCTTCACCTGTAAACCCAAAAAAGGAGTTCACTGCATA GGAGAGTCGGGGCAGCAGCGGGCCaacttctctctccccatcCTCTGTCAGTTCTGCTGGCAGCTGGACCCGTCCGAGTACCGCTGCTCCAACTCCACCAACTGCATGACCGTGTCCTGCCCACGCAAGCGCTACAACGCCACCTGTGACGTGTTGGACCACGTGCACTGTTTAG gaaaAAGACGTTTTCAGAAGCGTTTATTTTGCAACTGGACTGGCGGATACAAGTGGTCGACGGCTTTAGCACTCAG CATCACGCTTGGTGGCTTCGGGGCGGACCGGTTCTACCTGGGCCAGTGGAGAGAGGGGCTGGGAAAGCTGTTCAGCTTCGGGGGCCTGGGCATTTGGACTCTGATAGACGTTCTTCTGATCGGGGTCGGTTACGTGGGACCCGCCGACGGCTCTCTGTACATCTGA
- the tars3 gene encoding threonine--tRNA ligase 1, cytoplasmic isoform X1: MAESLAARFSAQEEQIRLLSREISVLRDGLSTGVDAAALASGVSPELESLRTENEKLRYRLLHLRRGLRAEAEEVEEAQGNQRHVKCGKAAEKTSSGAQRTNKPAEKRGGKPETKPGDNKKDKKQDKGRGTAAVNEQKPLPDYVAQRLRLYEELKRESDALLAERAAAGGPVAVVLPDGRTVAGKAWVTTPYQLACGVSQGLADNAVISRVNGQLWDLDRPLEQDCSLEILRFDDEDAQAVYWHSSAHILGEAMENFYGGCLCYGPPIENGFYYDMFLDGQKGVSSAEFGDLETLCKAVVKEKQPFERLEISKQTLLKMFKYNKFKCRILNEKVSTPTTTVYRCGPLIDLCRGPHVRHTGKIKAMKIYKNSSTYWEGRSDMETLQRIYGISFPDSKMLKEWERFQEEAKNRDHRKIGKDQELFFFHDLSPGSCFFMPRGAHIYNTLTEFIREEYWRRGFQEVASPNIFNSKLWETSGHWQHYSENMFSFPVEGDVFALKPMNCPGHCLMFSHRPRSWRELPLRLADFGVLHRNELSGTLTGLTRVRRFQQDDAHIFCTMDQIESEMKGCLDFLRCIYHVFGFSFQLHLSTRPEKYLGDIAVWNRAEKQLENSLNEFGELWKLNPGDGAFYGPKIDIKIKDAIGRYHQCATVQLDFQLPVRFDLTFVGKDGDDKARPVIIHRAILGSVERMIAILTENYAGKWPLWLSPRQVMLVPVNPSCEDYAKKVCKQFTEAGFMADADLDSSCLLNKKIRNAQLAQYNFILVVGEKEKMTDGVNVRTRDNKVHGELSVSEVLARLSLLKRSRCPNAEEEF, from the exons ATGGCGGAGTCCTTGGCCGCACGCTTCTCCGCTCAGGAGGAGCAAATTCGGCTCCTTTCCAGGGAAATCTCCGTCCTCCGTGACGGACTGAGCACCGGCGTGGATGCCGCCGCTCTCGCCTCGGGGGTTTCCCCGGAGCTGGAGAGCCTGCGGACCGAGAACGAGAAGCTCCGCTACCGGCTGCTGCACCTCCGCAGGGGTCTGcgggcggaggcggaggaggtggaggaggcgcagGGCAACCAGCGACACGTGAAGTGTGGCAAAGCCGCGGAGAAAACCAGCAGCGGCGCGCAGCGGACAAACAAACCTGCTGAGAAAAGG GGGGGCAAACCGGAAACCAAACCAGGCGACAACAAGAAGGACAAAAAGCAGGACAAGGGCCGAGGAACCGCAGCCGTGAACGAG CAGAAGCCGTTGCCTGACTACGTCGCGCAGCGCCTCCGCCTCTacgaggagctgaagagggagagCGACGCCCTGCTGGCGGAGAGAGCCGCCGCCGGCGGGCCCGTCGCCGTGGTGCTGCCGGACGGGCGCACGGTGGCGGGAAAAGCGTGGGTCACCACACCGTACCAGTTGGCCTGTGGCGTCAG CCAGGGCCTGGCCGACAACGCGGTGATTTCCCGGGTTAACGGGCAGCTCTGGGACCTGGACAGGCCCCTCGAGCAGGACTGCTCTCTGGAGATCTTGCGCTTCGACGATGAGGACGCTCAGGCC GTGTATTGGCACTCCAGCGCTCACATCCTGGGGGAGGCAATGGAGAACTTCTATGGCGGCTGTTTGTGTTACGGACCCCCGATTGAGAATGGCTTCTACTACGACATGTTCCTGGATGGGCAGAA GGGGGTGTCCAGCGCCGAGTTCGGGGACCTGGAGACTCTGTGCAAGGCCGTTGTGAAGGAAAAACAGCCCTTTGAGAGGCTGGAAATCAGCAAGCAGACCCTGTTGAAGATGTTCAAG TACAACAAGTTCAAGTGCCGCATCCTGAATGAGAAAGTCAGCACCCCCACCACTACAGTCTACAG ATGTGGGCCCTTGATCGACTTGTGCAGAGGTCCCCATGTCAGGCACACCGGCAAGATCAAAGCCATGAAGATCTACAAG AACTCCTCCACCTACTGGGAGGGCCGCTCCGACATGGAGACCCTGCAGAGGATCTACGGGATTTCCTTCCCCGACTCAAAGATGCTGAAGGAGTGGGAGCGATTTCAAGAGGAGGCCAAGAACAGAGACCATCGCAAGATTGGCAAA GATCAGGAGCTGTTCTTCTTCCATGACCTGAGCCCCGGGAGCTGTTTCTTTATGCCACGCGGAGCCCACATCTACAACACCCTCACCGAGTTCATCAGG gagGAGTACTGGAGGAGAGGCTTTCAGGAAGTAGCCTCCCCCAACATCTTCAACAGCAAGCTGTGGGAGACATCCGGCCACTGGCAACACTACAGCGAGAACATGTTCTCCTTCCCCGTGGAGGGCGACGTCTTCGCGCTGAAGCCCATGAACTGCCCCGGCCACTG TCTGATGTTCAGTCACAGGCCGCGCTCGTGGAGGGAGCTCCCCCTGAGGCTGGCGGATTTCGGGGTCCTCCACAGAAACGAGCTGTCGGGAACGCTGACCGGGCTGACCAGAGTGCGCCGCTTCCAGCAGGATGACGCTCACATTTTCTGCACCATGGACCAG ATTGAGTCCGAGATGAAGGGCTGCCTGGACTTCCTCCGCTGCATCTACCACGTGTTCGGCTTCTCCTTCCAGCTTCACCTCTCCACTCGTCCCGAGAAGTACCTGGGCGACATCGCCGTGTGGAACCGCGCCGAGAAG CAACTGGAGAACAGCCTGAACGAGTTCGGGGAGCTGTGGAAACTCAACCCTGGAGACGGCGCTTTCTACGGACCCAAG ATCGACATCAAGATCAAAGATGCAATCGGACGTTACCACCAGTGCGCGACCGTTCAGCTGGACTTCCAGCTTCCCGTCCGCTTCGACCTGACCTTTGTGGG GAAGGATGGGGATGACAAAGCACGACCCGTCATCATCCATCGCGCCATCCTGGGCTCTGTGGAGAGGATGATCGCCATTCTCACAGAGAACTACGCAGGCAAATG GCCTCTCTGGCTCTCGCCCCGCCAGGTGATGTTGGTCCCCGTCAACCCGTCCTGTGAGGATTACGCCAAGAAG GTGTGTAAGCAGTTTACTGAAGCTGGTTTCATGGCAGACGCTGACCTGGACTCCAGCTGTCTGCTCAACAAGAAAATCCGTAATGCTCAGTTGGCCCAATACAACTTCATTCTAG TGGtcggggagaaggagaagatgacTGACGGCGTCAATGTGCGCACGCGAGACAACAAAGTCCACGGCGAGCTGTCCGTGTCCGAGGTGCTGGCTCGCCTGAGCCTGCTCAAACGAAGCCGATGTCCAAATGCGGAGGAGGAGTTCTGA